The following are encoded in a window of Chitinophagaceae bacterium genomic DNA:
- a CDS encoding autotransporter-associated beta strand repeat-containing protein, with amino-acid sequence MNNRFTRIVKKITSSLLPAQMGSRITVYSNTPAKTKQVTATGFSVDGNKNNLPVKKYVVPGIASFFFIKYKQCQQAKTMNYDTAQPVPAYAATAHDLTAKKMNLRKTFSKYRVFTIALLMLNLFFVSAAFGQTTYYSIANGNWNVNTTWSLTSGGVAVGSGVFPVAGDIVNIEGGFNVTIPASTSAACATLNITSANAGNGTLTFTSTSSLTVSADITVGTAGSAKAGTVNMTSGGTLTCNGNLTIGSGTVASALNQGTGSNVAVDGAATILQPSAALVNLWAIGAGTATVTGLFTMDGAGVTTTWDGTLSISTGTFNANGGILVNGATALTKNITFTNNGKLNVGGNGISGAAGATFTRSTGTVNYNAAGDQPNVAGYNYQNLTISGNGTKTLLALADVNAILTVTAGTIFNLSTSNITTTGVVLECGAAAGSSITGTGALTIGTSDLTVNDAAGAGSSGATISTPVVLGTNVIFTVADDGSSAADLAVSGIISGSSTLTKSGAGTLVLSNANTYTGTTTISAGTLQYGISNAIAAGAVTVNGGTLDIGTFDDNVGAVTLTSGTIAGTTGVLTGTSYTVSSGSVTAILGGSGALSKTTAGAVTMSGVNTYTGITTITAGVLSVSTIGDGGVAGNLGQATNAATNLVLNGGTLQYTGATASTDRNFTLTAGNISTIDITNAANTLTITGASTGTTGGLTKIGSGTLTLSGNNLHTGATTVTAGTLKLGAAERIANTSALVVNGTFDMNGFSESVASLAGAGTVTSSAGGTLTLTLNGATATTFSGIIENGSATAVSLVKSGTSILTLSGNNSYSGTGASTTINSGSTIRLGAANVLPDNTAMILNLGTLSTGASAGFSETIGTLDFSGAGTSTIALGTGVHTLTIANSSSNTWAGTTLSITGWTGAGYPVITATAGKIMVGVGGLTPAQLAKINFTGFASGAQITASGELVPLVTTYYSNGDNAPNLVGSWKTNRDGTGTSPANFTSGNIFIIQGSGNGGTTPHSMTTTANWTVSGANSVVIIENGATLTASNTFTLAATSFFQIDNGGSYVQNIAASMGTTTFIGTEIFGATSNFTYNFAPSGTSAPSSPGYGNLTINTSTNGANFGWAGTVSQVQGNLNILSTGTGTIRHALTAAPNIAVSVGGNFTLSGTNTNFWLSSGAGTCALTVGGDVSISGSALLDLANSTGAGTLNIGGSFSQTGGTFTSNSAVSTVAFTGTGKTFTQSAGTLTSTNINWVVNNGASLTLINNLPVATTRTVAVNGTLDCSTLAITGAGTAVVNNGGIIKLGSTSASGAVAGNITATGGLTLNTGSTVEFNGTGAQFVSARTFSNLNINNSNGVTLLDDVIANNTLTLSSGILNGATNAKTVTVTNTSASAVSAGSSTRFVEGPLNWSLGTGTYIFPVGRGTGNYFPFTLALSAASSPVVTVEAFNSDAGVGATFDGTLGSISHTEYWKATLNSGTFTGKVSLTRVNALTTEDVIAKSTLQGGTYTSIGGTAASPSINNSNDISSFSYFVMATTLTNCPTSTAVAPSTDQEVCQGVATNELTATITNSGGPGTPTLQYQWYYNTTNSNTVAGATLISGATSQTYTPLSGAPEVGTRYYFCVGYAADNGCGQTNATQSLASNTVKVTVNGSLPVSVTIAAAPGNTICAGTSVTFTATPTNGGGAPTYQWYNGATPISGETGVTYTSSTLVNGDAISVQLTSNATCATGSPATSNTITMTVNAIPTTPTITPAGPTTFCAGGSVLLSSSSASGNQWYKDNVLMSGETSQTYTATTSGSYTVVVTENGCPSLPSAATVVTVNAIPATPTITPGGPTTFCAGGSVLLTSSAATGNQWYKDNVLISGETGQTYSATTSGSYTVVVTENGCPSLPSAATVVTVNPIPATPTITPGGPTTFCAGGSVLLTSSAATGNQWYKDNVLISGETNQTYTATTSGSYTVVVTENGCPSLPSAATVVTVNPNLPVSVTIAAAPGNTICAGTSVTFTATPTNGGGAPTYQWYNGATPISGETGVTYTSSTLVNGDAISVQLTSNATCATGSPATSNTITMTVNAIPATATITPVGPTTFCAGGSVLLTSSAATGNQWYKDNVLISGETSQTYTATTSGSYTVVVTENGCPSLPSAATVVTVNAIPATATITLAARRHSVPEVRYC; translated from the coding sequence ATGAACAATCGCTTCACCAGGATCGTAAAGAAAATTACATCCTCCCTGTTACCTGCGCAAATGGGTAGCAGGATCACTGTTTACAGCAACACCCCCGCAAAGACAAAACAGGTAACCGCAACAGGATTTTCTGTAGACGGTAACAAAAATAATTTACCCGTAAAGAAATATGTGGTGCCCGGCATCGCCTCTTTCTTTTTTATAAAATACAAACAATGCCAACAGGCAAAAACGATGAACTACGATACTGCACAACCTGTGCCTGCATACGCCGCCACAGCCCATGACCTGACTGCAAAAAAAATGAACTTGAGAAAGACCTTCAGTAAATACCGTGTATTTACTATCGCATTGCTGATGCTGAATTTGTTTTTTGTGAGTGCAGCGTTTGGGCAGACGACTTATTATTCTATAGCTAACGGGAATTGGAATGTCAATACAACTTGGTCTCTTACCTCTGGCGGTGTAGCCGTTGGTTCTGGCGTATTCCCTGTTGCAGGGGATATTGTGAACATTGAGGGAGGTTTTAATGTGACCATACCTGCCAGTACAAGTGCAGCCTGTGCAACATTAAACATCACATCAGCAAATGCCGGTAATGGGACACTAACTTTTACAAGCACTTCATCATTGACAGTATCAGCAGATATTACTGTGGGAACTGCCGGTTCTGCCAAAGCGGGAACGGTGAATATGACTTCAGGCGGTACACTTACCTGTAATGGAAATCTTACCATAGGTAGCGGAACCGTAGCCAGTGCACTTAACCAGGGAACGGGATCTAATGTAGCGGTTGATGGAGCAGCAACCATTCTGCAGCCATCTGCAGCTCTGGTAAACTTATGGGCTATTGGTGCCGGAACCGCCACTGTTACCGGGCTTTTTACAATGGATGGAGCAGGGGTTACCACAACTTGGGATGGAACTTTATCAATATCTACCGGTACATTCAATGCAAATGGAGGGATTTTAGTGAATGGTGCCACTGCTCTTACAAAGAATATCACTTTTACCAATAACGGTAAATTAAATGTAGGAGGGAATGGAATAAGTGGTGCAGCAGGTGCAACCTTTACCCGCTCAACAGGAACGGTAAATTATAATGCGGCAGGTGATCAACCTAATGTGGCCGGATACAACTATCAGAATCTTACCATTTCAGGTAACGGTACAAAAACCTTATTGGCTCTTGCAGACGTGAATGCTATTTTAACAGTAACCGCAGGAACCATATTTAATCTGTCAACTTCAAATATAACAACTACAGGAGTTGTATTGGAGTGTGGTGCAGCAGCAGGTTCATCAATAACCGGAACAGGAGCACTAACTATTGGAACCAGCGATCTTACCGTAAATGATGCTGCCGGTGCTGGTAGCAGCGGGGCAACCATTTCAACACCGGTAGTTTTAGGAACTAACGTGATTTTTACTGTTGCAGATGATGGCAGCTCAGCTGCAGACCTGGCGGTTAGTGGCATCATCAGCGGTAGTAGTACACTGACGAAATCAGGGGCAGGAACCCTCGTGCTTTCAAATGCCAATACATATACTGGGACCACCACAATTAGTGCCGGTACGCTGCAATATGGTATCAGCAACGCAATTGCTGCCGGTGCAGTGACCGTTAATGGCGGAACGCTTGACATCGGTACTTTTGATGATAACGTAGGTGCAGTAACATTGACGAGTGGAACCATTGCAGGCACCACCGGGGTTTTAACCGGTACATCCTATACGGTGTCCAGCGGTTCCGTAACTGCGATACTTGGAGGATCAGGTGCTTTATCTAAAACAACCGCCGGAGCAGTGACCATGTCCGGAGTTAATACTTATACCGGAATAACAACAATAACCGCAGGGGTACTCAGTGTTTCAACCATTGGTGATGGTGGTGTGGCAGGTAATCTTGGACAGGCAACCAATGCCGCAACCAACCTTGTACTGAATGGTGGTACCTTGCAATATACCGGGGCTACTGCTTCAACAGACAGGAACTTTACCTTAACTGCAGGTAACATATCAACCATTGATATAACGAATGCAGCAAACACCCTGACAATTACAGGAGCAAGTACAGGTACTACTGGTGGGTTAACCAAGATTGGTTCGGGAACATTGACCTTATCCGGAAATAATTTACATACAGGTGCAACTACTGTAACTGCCGGTACACTCAAACTGGGCGCAGCAGAAAGAATTGCAAATACCAGTGCACTCGTTGTAAACGGTACTTTCGACATGAACGGTTTTAGTGAAAGTGTTGCATCATTGGCAGGTGCAGGAACGGTTACCAGCAGTGCAGGCGGAACACTTACCCTTACGTTGAATGGAGCTACTGCAACAACATTTTCGGGCATTATTGAAAACGGAAGCGCTACAGCCGTTTCATTGGTTAAGTCCGGAACAAGTATCCTCACGCTTTCAGGAAACAACAGTTATTCCGGTACCGGTGCATCCACAACGATCAATTCCGGTTCAACAATTCGCCTTGGCGCCGCCAATGTGTTACCCGATAACACGGCCATGATACTTAACCTGGGAACACTCAGCACGGGTGCATCAGCAGGTTTCAGTGAAACCATCGGTACCCTTGACTTTTCCGGTGCAGGAACATCTACTATCGCATTAGGTACCGGCGTTCATACATTAACCATTGCAAACAGCAGCAGCAATACCTGGGCAGGAACAACGCTGAGTATAACCGGATGGACAGGCGCCGGTTACCCGGTTATTACAGCTACTGCCGGTAAAATAATGGTTGGAGTAGGAGGACTTACTCCAGCTCAACTTGCCAAAATTAATTTCACGGGTTTTGCATCTGGTGCCCAGATAACTGCATCCGGAGAATTGGTTCCATTAGTTACAACCTATTATTCAAACGGAGACAATGCACCCAATCTGGTAGGCAGTTGGAAAACCAACAGGGATGGAACTGGTACCAGCCCTGCAAACTTTACTTCAGGTAATATTTTTATCATACAAGGCTCGGGTAATGGAGGAACAACCCCTCATTCAATGACAACAACTGCAAACTGGACTGTTTCAGGTGCCAATTCAGTAGTGATCATTGAAAATGGTGCAACATTAACTGCAAGCAACACATTTACATTAGCTGCAACGAGCTTTTTTCAAATTGACAATGGAGGATCATATGTTCAAAATATAGCTGCATCAATGGGTACAACAACTTTTATTGGTACAGAAATTTTCGGAGCAACAAGTAATTTTACTTACAATTTTGCGCCATCAGGTACATCTGCACCCAGTTCTCCCGGTTATGGAAACCTGACAATAAATACAAGTACGAATGGAGCTAATTTTGGATGGGCAGGAACTGTATCGCAGGTTCAGGGTAATTTAAATATCCTATCCACAGGTACAGGTACAATAAGACATGCATTGACTGCTGCTCCAAATATTGCTGTATCCGTTGGAGGAAACTTTACACTTTCAGGTACAAATACCAACTTCTGGTTATCATCTGGTGCTGGAACTTGTGCATTAACTGTAGGAGGTGATGTTTCAATCAGTGGAAGTGCTTTACTTGATTTAGCTAATTCAACAGGAGCAGGTACATTGAATATTGGAGGCAGTTTTTCGCAAACAGGCGGAACTTTTACAAGTAACAGTGCTGTATCAACTGTCGCTTTCACCGGAACAGGTAAAACATTTACACAAAGCGCAGGAACATTAACCAGTACCAATATTAACTGGGTCGTAAATAATGGAGCCTCCCTTACGCTAATTAATAACTTACCGGTAGCTACAACAAGAACGGTTGCCGTAAATGGTACACTGGATTGCAGCACACTGGCCATTACGGGGGCCGGTACTGCTGTTGTTAATAATGGAGGCATCATAAAACTCGGCTCAACCAGCGCTTCTGGTGCCGTTGCAGGAAATATCACTGCCACAGGCGGTCTTACACTTAATACAGGATCTACTGTTGAGTTTAATGGTACTGGTGCACAGTTCGTATCTGCCCGCACTTTCTCAAACCTTAATATCAATAACTCAAACGGCGTAACCCTTTTGGATGATGTTATAGCTAATAACACACTTACCCTTTCAAGCGGCATTTTAAATGGGGCAACAAATGCTAAAACAGTTACTGTTACCAATACTTCTGCTTCTGCGGTATCGGCCGGTTCTTCAACCAGGTTTGTAGAAGGCCCGCTGAACTGGTCGCTGGGAACAGGTACTTATATTTTCCCGGTTGGCAGGGGCACTGGAAATTATTTTCCGTTTACCCTTGCTTTGTCAGCAGCTTCTTCTCCTGTTGTTACGGTAGAGGCATTTAATTCCGATGCCGGCGTAGGCGCTACATTCGATGGCACACTCGGCTCCATCAGTCATACCGAATACTGGAAAGCCACGCTTAACTCTGGTACATTTACCGGTAAGGTTTCTCTTACCCGTGTAAATGCACTTACTACAGAAGATGTGATTGCCAAAAGTACCTTACAGGGAGGCACATATACTTCCATCGGCGGTACTGCCGCAAGTCCTTCAATAAATAATTCAAATGATATAAGCAGCTTCAGCTATTTTGTAATGGCAACTACGCTGACTAATTGCCCGACCTCTACGGCCGTTGCTCCTTCTACCGACCAGGAGGTTTGCCAGGGCGTGGCTACAAATGAGTTAACGGCAACCATTACAAACAGCGGCGGCCCGGGTACACCAACCCTGCAATACCAATGGTATTATAATACTACCAACAGTAATACCGTTGCGGGAGCTACATTGATTTCAGGCGCTACTTCACAAACGTATACGCCATTATCAGGGGCACCTGAGGTGGGCACCCGTTATTATTTCTGCGTAGGCTATGCTGCAGATAATGGTTGCGGCCAGACCAATGCTACACAATCACTGGCTTCCAATACAGTTAAAGTAACGGTAAATGGAAGTTTACCTGTAAGTGTAACGATAGCAGCTGCACCAGGTAATACAATCTGTGCCGGAACAAGTGTGACCTTTACAGCCACACCAACCAATGGCGGCGGAGCACCAACGTACCAATGGTATAATGGAGCCACCCCGATCAGCGGCGAGACCGGAGTTACCTACACTTCATCAACCTTAGTGAATGGTGATGCGATCAGTGTGCAGTTAACCTCCAATGCAACCTGTGCAACAGGCAGTCCGGCGACATCGAACACGATCACGATGACGGTGAATGCAATCCCAACCACACCAACGATCACCCCTGCCGGCCCAACTACCTTCTGTGCCGGCGGTTCAGTATTGCTGAGTTCATCATCAGCATCAGGTAACCAGTGGTATAAGGACAACGTATTAATGAGCGGCGAGACCAGCCAGACCTATACAGCCACTACAAGTGGTTCATATACGGTAGTGGTAACGGAGAACGGCTGTCCTTCACTTCCATCCGCAGCAACAGTGGTAACGGTTAACGCGATCCCTGCCACACCAACGATCACTCCTGGCGGCCCGACGACATTCTGTGCGGGAGGTTCCGTGTTACTGACCTCATCGGCAGCAACAGGTAACCAGTGGTATAAGGATAATGTATTAATAAGCGGCGAGACCGGCCAAACCTATTCAGCCACCACAAGCGGTTCTTATACGGTAGTGGTAACAGAGAATGGTTGTCCATCACTTCCATCGGCAGCAACAGTAGTAACGGTGAACCCGATCCCTGCCACACCAACGATCACTCCTGGCGGCCCGACGACATTCTGTGCCGGCGGTTCAGTATTACTGACCTCATCGGCAGCAACAGGCAACCAGTGGTATAAGGATAACGTATTAATAAGCGGAGAAACGAATCAAACCTATACAGCTACTACCAGCGGATCTTATACGGTAGTGGTAACAGAGAATGGTTGTCCTTCACTTCCATCTGCAGCAACAGTGGTAACGGTGAACCCGAATTTACCGGTGAGTGTAACGATAGCAGCAGCTCCGGGTAATACAATCTGTGCCGGAACAAGTGTGACTTTTACAGCCACACCAACCAATGGCGGCGGAGCGCCCACGTACCAATGGTATAATGGAGCCACCCCGATCAGCGGCGAGACAGGAGTAACCTATACTTCATCAACCTTAGTGAACGGTGATGCGATCAGTGTGCAGTTAACATCCAATGCAACCTGTGCAACAGGCAGTCCGGCGACATCGAACACCATCACGATGACGGTTAACGCGATCCCTGCCACAGCAACGATCACTCCTGTTGGCCCGACGACATTCTGTGCGGGAGGTTCGGTGTTACTGACCTCATCGGCAGCAACAGGCAACCAGTGGTATAAAGACAATGTATTAATAAGTGGCGAGACCAGCCAGACCTATACAGCCACTACCAGCGGTTCTTATACGGTAGTGGTAACAGAGAATGGTTGTCCTTCACTTCCATCGGCAGCAACAGTGGTAACAGTGAACGCGATTCCTGCCACAGCAACGATCACCCTGGCGGCCCGACGACATTCTGTGCCGGAGGTTCGGTATTGCTGA